Proteins encoded together in one Labrus bergylta chromosome 20, fLabBer1.1, whole genome shotgun sequence window:
- the tecrl2a gene encoding very-long-chain enoyl-CoA reductase — MSSVWCLFSHPKDVGITSAMSRTTFFEVKILDAKTKEQLCFLDKVEPYSTTGDIKILFHKLYPQWYPARQALKLDPKEKSLRDDEVLQNLPVGTSATFYFRDLGPQFGWTMVFLAECVGALLTYLLFYFRVPYIYSHRFISTSSPHPVVTLACACHSFHYGKRLIETIFVHRFSHGTMPLRTIIRNCAYYWGFSAWLAYYINHPLYTPPSYGDLQVHYALVLFAMCEIGNFSIHLTLNNLKGDGSRGRRFPVPTKNPFTWLFYFVSCPNYTYEVGSWVSFSIMTQCLPVALYTSLGFLQMTIWAKGKHRAYSREFKDYPANRTAIIPLVL, encoded by the exons ATGTCGAGTGTGTGGTGTTTATTTTCACACCCAAAGGACGTAGGAATAACCTCGGCCATGAGCCGGACCACCTTCTTTGAG GTGAAGATCCTGGACGCAAAGACCAAAGAGCAGCTCTGTTTTTTAGATAAG GTGGAGCCGTACTCAACGACAGGAGACATCAAgatcctttttcataaattat atCCTCAGTGGTATCCAGCACGACAGGCACTAAAGCTTGATCCCA aGGAAAAATCCCTCAGAGATGATGAAGTCTTACAGAACCTTCCTGTCGGGACGTCTGCTACCTTTTACTTCAGAGATCTCGGCCCACAGTTTGGCTGGACGATG gtgtttctTGCAGAGTGCGTCGGAGCCCTTCTCACTTACCTCCTCTTCTATTTCCGAGTGCCGTATATTTACTCACACAGATTCATCTCAACctccagccctcatcctgttgtGAC GCTCGCCTGTGCCTGTCATTCCTTCCACTACGGGAAGAGGTTGATAGAGACGATCTTCGTGCATCGTTTCTCCCACGGGACCATGCCTCTCAGAACCATAATCAGG AATTGTGCCTATTACTGGGGTTTCTCAGCTTGGTTGGCCTACTACATCAACCATCCACTTTACACACCTCCGT catACGGAGATCTCCAGGTCCACTATGCGTTAGTCTTATTTGCG ATGTGTGAAATCGGAAACTTCTCCATTCACTTGACTCTTAATAATCTGAAAGGGGACG GGTCCAGAGGCCGAAGATTTCCTGTGCCAACAAAGAACCCGTTCACGTGGCTGTTTTACTTTGTGTCCTGTCCAAACTACACATACGAG GTTGGATCCTGGGTGAGCTTTTCCATCATGACCCAGTGTCTTCCAG tggCCTTGTACACATCACTGGGCTTCCTTCAGATGACCATCTGGGCCAAAGGGAAGCACAGAGCCTACAGCCGAGAGTTCAAGGACTATCCCGCCAACCGCACCGCCATTATCCCCCTCGTTCTCTAA